Genomic DNA from Campylobacter concisus:
TGATCGCAGGCATACATACAAGGAAATAAGAGAAACCTTGGCTAAAAGTGGGTTTCTAGAGAATGTGTATCCGATTTATGCAATAGGTTTTAAATTGCCATAAAAGGGACAAGCATGAATAGAGATTATAATAAATTTGAGAGAGCAAATGAAATAATGAATGAGCTAATTAAAGCTCCGCTCCCACTAGAGTCAAGAGAGCTTGCAAACATAAGTGATAGAGAGCTCTCGTTTTTAAAAAGCAGTGTTAGGCTAATGGTTGAATACTTAGACTCCCTTGGGTGCATGATATGGCACGACGACGAAGTAGTGTGTCAGATCGACGAAGAAGAGCAAAGAAGAGCCAGAGTATGATAAAGCTGGTCGAGAAACCAAATAGCCTTATAACGTAAAATTTTATACAATATGTTATAATTTTTCTTAAAAAAAGGATTTACAATGAAAGTAAATAAGGTTTTGATAATTACAGCAATAGCTGGATTGTTTTTTAGTGGATGTGCAGAGTTTCAACTGCCAAAGGTACAAAAACAAAAGCACGAGTTGAGTGACGAAGAATGTGAAATCATTTTAAAGAAATACAGAAATACCGAACCAAGCACATCAGACGCATATAATAAATTGAAGTATGACGCATATGAATGTAATACTAGGTATAAATCACCTATAGTTATTCCAGACTTTGAAAAATAGAGAGCAAACACATGAAAACTATAACTATTACAGGCGAAAATTTAAACCAACAAATTATCCAAGCTATAAAAAACGCTGTCGCCAAAGCCAGCAATCCAACATATACGATAAAGTATATCAACACATCGAAAAATAAGATCGACAGCGAAGCCTTGCAAGACATTGAAGATGCAAAGCTTGGAGCAAAGCTTTATTCTGAATATTTGGCTAGCGGAAGCAAATCAACCTCATGGGCTGATATAAAGAAAGAAAATGGCTTATAAGATACGATTTAGCGATTATGCTAAAGAGAAGTTTAATGAACTTGACGGCTCAATCAAAAAACCAATTCAAAAGTTTCTTGATCGACTCGAGGAAAGTGATGATCCACGCAGTAGCGGAAAAGGATTAACTGAGAATTTGAGTGGATTATGGAGATATAGAGTAAAAAACTATCGCTTGATATGTTTTATACAAGATGAAGAGCTTATAGTACTTTTTCTCGACATAAGTAAAAGAGATGAAGTTTATACCGATAGGAATGTAAAAAGTATTTTAAAGAACGTGCCAACAAAATAACACATTTTTTTAATATTTACTATCTTAATTTTTATAAAAAATTACTTTTTTTACTATTCTTAACTTTTATTAATTTTAATTATATGTAGTTTTTTTGTTATATATTTTATTATTTTTTTAGCAAACTATCAAACAACAATCAAAGAAATTTTAAAATAGTAGATAATAGCATTTATCTACTACGATCGTTATTTTTTTCATTTTGAGTTTTATCGTACGAAGAGTAAGAATTTAAGCCCATAGTCTCACGTTCCGCCAAAACATCCTTATAAAGCCTACGCTCATTTTTGATCCTGATAAGTCGTTCGTTAGCCGTAGTATCAAGCATAGATACACCTTTAAAATACTCTTTTAAAAGAAAATCGTCCTTACTAATTTTTTCAGATTTTAATAGCTTATTTTCAATATATGAAAAGCGTTTTTTGCAAATGTCGGCTATAAAATCTTTATTATCATCTAGTCGCTTTTTAAATTCATTTTTCTCAGTATCGCCAAGCTCGGAGTGATGTAAAATATAAAGGCTTTGATCTAAAATTTCAAGTTTTTTATTAAGTTTAAAAAGACTTTCATTGCGACCCAAAAGACGTGTAGCAACTAAGCTATCATCAAAGTATTTTTTAGCATTATCATCACGCCCACGAAGCACAGCAATAGATCGTTTTACCTTTTTAGAAAATAACCAGTCGGCTTTACTAGAGCCTTTGCCGTGCGGATAAATTTTGTTAAAGTTATAACTAAAATTTTCAAGTAATTTAAGGGTATCAGATTGATCCTTGTAGTGAGCCAAATGCATATCATTGATCTGAGTAGCCTTATATGAAAGACTATCAAGCTTTTTAATCTCTTTTATTAAATCCTTGCGTTTTTGAAGTAATATTTTATTATTCTCCTTTAGCTCCTTGCCCAGCTTAAAACGTTTTTTGCCCTTTTTCTGAACGTAGAGTAAAAATTGCCTAGTCAGCTCATCATTAGCTTTTTTTAGTAAATCAATCTCATCATTCATAGTCTTTATACGGCTGGAAGTTGCATTATATTCTATCTTATTTTTTTCTTGCATTTGCTCGTAAAATTCTAGTGTTTTATCCTTTGCCGTATAGCTATCCTGCTCAAGATTGATACTAGATTTTATTTTAGAAAATTCTTTTTTTAAATCCTTATGCATAGCGTTTTTATTTTCGTATTTTAACCCTCTTGCACCAAGTGAATAGGCAAAATCAGTGCGAACTTCGTCGAAGAAATCTTTAATCTCGTCACGAGTATCAAAATGAATTTTACGCCTAGTCATATCATTACGCTTGTTAAGAACTACATGCACGTGTGGGTTGTTTTGATGTGTGTGAAGCACCAAAGCATACTTATGCCCCATAAAATTTCTACTTAGAATTTCACTAACACTATCAACTAGAGCGTTTAGTGTTTTTTCATCATTGCATGGCTCATTGATTGAAAAAATAAGATGCCAAGCGTCTTTTGAATTTTTATTTGTGCCAAAATCCTTACTCCAATTTTTCATAATTTCGTCACTGCTTACTCTCTCCCCTTTTTCATTGATGGCAGAGCCATCAATTGAGTTATTGAGAGTGTAGTCAATACATCTT
This window encodes:
- a CDS encoding relaxase/mobilization nuclease domain-containing protein, with amino-acid sequence MARTEAQWDEFLKTIRAGRTKNSSNEHKNISFGSSHISLIKNSFSKNTKQSVVKMISNLPRESIKRCIDYTLNNSIDGSAINEKGERVSSDEIMKNWSKDFGTNKNSKDAWHLIFSINEPCNDEKTLNALVDSVSEILSRNFMGHKYALVLHTHQNNPHVHVVLNKRNDMTRRKIHFDTRDEIKDFFDEVRTDFAYSLGARGLKYENKNAMHKDLKKEFSKIKSSINLEQDSYTAKDKTLEFYEQMQEKNKIEYNATSSRIKTMNDEIDLLKKANDELTRQFLLYVQKKGKKRFKLGKELKENNKILLQKRKDLIKEIKKLDSLSYKATQINDMHLAHYKDQSDTLKLLENFSYNFNKIYPHGKGSSKADWLFSKKVKRSIAVLRGRDDNAKKYFDDSLVATRLLGRNESLFKLNKKLEILDQSLYILHHSELGDTEKNEFKKRLDDNKDFIADICKKRFSYIENKLLKSEKISKDDFLLKEYFKGVSMLDTTANERLIRIKNERRLYKDVLAERETMGLNSYSSYDKTQNEKNNDRSR
- a CDS encoding type II toxin-antitoxin system RelE family toxin, whose translation is MAYKIRFSDYAKEKFNELDGSIKKPIQKFLDRLEESDDPRSSGKGLTENLSGLWRYRVKNYRLICFIQDEELIVLFLDISKRDEVYTDRNVKSILKNVPTK